The following DNA comes from Pelotomaculum isophthalicicum JI.
GAAAGAGGTCAAGGTAATGGTCATGGTGCAGGTGGGTCACTATTACGGCATCCAATGAGCGAAAATTAATGTGTTCCATCAACCTGCTTAATGCCCCGCTACCCGCTTCGAGCATCACATTTACCCCGCCGTCGCTGACCAGGTAGCCCGAGCAGGCGCCGCCGGCCCGTGGATAAGGCCCCCAGCAACCCAGAACGGTAATCCGCATCATTCATTCCCCCTTGTTTCTACGCAGCACCCGATGGCACCGGCATATTCCGGTTGTTCCGGCACAACCACCCGGGCTCCGGTCTCACGCCTGATAATTTCCGCCAGCGCGCCGCTACGGGCTACACCGCCGGTAAATACGACAGTGTCACTGGACAGTTTGGCCAGCATCGGGTGAATTCGCTTAAATATGCTGTAATTGACCCCGGCAGCCAAAGAGGACACGGGATGTCCCTCAACGATTTTATCGATCAACTCGCTTTCGCCGAAAATGGCGCAGGTGGAGGTTAATTCCACCGGGTCAAGATAATGAAGGCTCAGTTCTTCCAAGCTGATATTTAACACCGCGGCCATGTTTTCCAGGTATCTCCCCGTACTGGCGGCGCACTTGTCATTAGTCAGAAAGTCCACCAGCCGCCCCTGGCGCACCAGGGCCACTTTGCTGTCCTGCCCGCCCAAGTCGAGCAAGGTAAAGCCGGCCAGCCCGGTCAAGTGAACAGCGCCGCTGACATGCGCTTTTATTTCCGGAATGATCCTGGCGTCACGCACATTTACAGCCTGGCGGCCATACCCTGTCGCGGTAATCACCGCGCCGGTAACGTCAAGTCCGAGCGTTGCAAAATCGACTGTTAGCCTGCCGCCGGTTTTTCGCCCGTATTCACGGTAAAAACTGACCGTGTCAAACTCCAGCAACCGGGTTGTCCGGCCTTTTTCCATCAAGGCTATCTTTACGTTGCGGCTGCCCAGGTCCAGGCCGATAAACATATAATCACCTCAGCATATCTAAAAAAACATCCAGGCGCATCCGGGTACGCGCATCCAGGCGGTTGGGCTTGTCACCCTCCAGGGTCAGCAGCGGTAGGTCAAGCTTCTCCCTGATAATCAGGTCCTCGATCTGGCGGAAACAAAAGCTCTGGGCATAGTGGATAATCCCGTCCAAATTGCGCCGGGCGGCTTCCCGGCTAATGTCCGCCAAGCGGAAAAAGACGCCGTAAGGGTAAGTATAGCGCCGGTATTGCTCAACCAGACCGGCTGCCGCGTAAGGCATGGTAAACTGCCTCTGGGTCTCGTTGAACACCACCCGCGCCCCGCGCTCTTCAAGATATTGGTACAAGTCACCTACAATCGGCGGCACTCCTATATATCCCAGCCGCAATGCCTTTTCCACCGGGGGCCGGGAACGGACTTCTTCCAATAACATGTCCGTATCCGCGGCGAACTTATCCGGATCACCGTTAAAATCACTGCAACTGACCTGGTAAAGGTGGTTTTCCCACCCGCTGACCCGGTTTTCCTGCCAGGTCAGCCGGTCCAGTTCCCATACCTTGCCCCGCACCCGGTTCAGGCGTTCCTTGGCTTCGTCCACCTGCCGCCAGGAAACGTCAAAGTGGCACATCATCTTCTCTATCTGCAGCCGCAAGAGGTCGGCGTCGCGATCGTACGGGAAGGCAAAGGGCACAATTTCCACCCCGGCCAACTGCAGCGTTTCCATCAAGGCATGCGTGTTGCTGCAGTCACCCTGGGTAACCGCGATAACTGTGCTAATATCCCGCTGTTTCAACACAGTGCTGTAAATTCCCTTAATCCAGGCGCATAAGTTTCGGGGGTACCCGGCCAGTTCGGCTTCCTCCACCAGCGCCTGGGGATTCTCACCGGTGATAAAAAGATTATTCAGATCCACCGGCACCCATCCCGCGGCATATATTACTTCAACCGGCACTGTCGTGGTAAGGCCAACCTTTGGCACGGTTTTTCATCATCTCCATATTTTATATTACACACACATGGTTTGCAAAAAAAATTATCCATATGGCTTGGCGCTTCTCCACGAGCACATGTTCCGTGGCTTTCACAATACTACGCGGGCAACCGGGCCGATATCCCTTCCCATAAAAAGCCGCGCCTTTTCACGAAATGCTTCCGGATCCCCGCTTACGGCAAACCGGTGCGCTGGAGCGGCGCCACCCGCGGTCCGCAACTCCAGACCAGCCATTTCCTTAGCCGCCAACCGCACAGTCGCCTCGGCCGGGTCTACCAGCCGCACTTCCGGTCCCATCTCAGCGGCAATTAATCCGGCCAAAAAGGGGTAGTGGGTACAGCCGAGAATCAAGGTGTCGGTACCGGCGCCGCGCAATGGAGACAAGCTCTCCCGCACCACAGCGGAGGCTGCTTGCGTATCCATGTCTCCCGTTTCAACCAGGGGGACAAGGCGCGGTGTAGCCCGGCTGACAACCTCAACACTACCGTCAAGCGCTTTTAGCGTTTCTTCATATGCTTTTGTTTTAATTGTAACTTCGGTGGCAATGACGCTGATCCTCCTGTTTCGGGTTAGCCGCAGCGCTTCGGCGGCGCCGGGTTGGACCAGACCCATCATCGGCAGAGAGTAAATCCTTTTTAAAACTGGTAAGGACAGGGCCGAGCTGGTGTTGCAGGCAAATATGATGTACTTGACCTTTTGCTCCACTAAATAGGCTACGATCCTGCCGGCAAAATATATTAATTCCTCAACACTGCGCGAACCATACGGCACGTGAGCCGTATCGCCATAGTAAATGACTGATTCATCAGGAAGTATTCTGTTTACCTCCCTGAAAACTGTCAAGCCGCCGATTCCCGAGTCAAAAAGACCGATAGCCCCGCCATTATTCAATTCTTTCCCTCCTCTGCTTAACAGTACCGCCCTTCTATTAAGTTTAAGAGGAGTTTTCTCAAATATGACAACTCCTTATTACTATTCACTAGGTTGATTAGTGTTCCTCTTTTTTATCCAAAAAAAAAACGAGCTTTACTTAAGCTCGAAAAAATACTATTTGGCAACTACTCAGGAGTCAGAATGAGAGAATGGCTTATCGTCTCGAAATATACTGACTACTGACTACTGAATACTGACTACTATTTATTAAAAATTTTTAAGCTGTCCTTCTCTGGGCAAAGTACAACCCGATCCCCCTGGCAATCGCTTCCGCCGCTTTACTGCGAAAACTATCGGTACGCATCAATTTTTCTTCCGCCGCATTGGAAATAAACGCTACTTCCACTAGAATAGCCGGCATATTGGAAGTACGCAACACCGCGAAATTGGCGCTCTTAACACCGATATCCCGCAATCCCAGGGTTTTGATCATTTCAGCTTGAACACAGCGCGCCAGCCTGTCGCTCTCTTGAACTCTGGCGCCTGTACCACTGTAAATATATGTTGTGGTACCGCCGATCGACTTATCGTTGTTGGCGTTGATGTGAATGCTGACAAAAACGTCAGACTTGGCGTTGTTAGCTTTATCAGTGCGCTCATAGAGGTCGTCATCCGTATCTCCTGACCTGGCCATGACAACCTTGGCTCCATTCGCCTCCAAGATTCTGGCAATCCGGTTGGCAATGTCCAGGGTTACTTCCTTTTCCTTGGTTCCGCCCGCGCCGATGGCACCGGGATCGCTTCCCCCGTGGCCGGGGTCAATGGTAATGATCTTGCCCCGGTAAGACCCGCTAACATTGGGAATATACGTTTCAACCGTCAATGTCTTCTGGTCGGTGGACAATGACGCCAGGTACTGGGCGCCGCCCTTTAATTCAAAAACCAGCCTGGTGACGTCAGGGTTCTTTTGAAAATATCCCACTCGCACCTGACTTACAGACTTGGAATCAACTGTGGTGTTGAGCGGCAGGTCGCCGGGAGTGACCCCCTGCATATCCACAACCAGCCGGTCCGGATTATTCAGGAAAAAAGAAGAGTAATTAAACGGCGCGCTAGCTTTCAAAGTAGCGCTCGTTTTGCCACCCGAATCACTGACATTTAGGGAAAGCGCCTTGCCGGACTGGTTGTCCGCTTTCCCGCTATTGTCTCCGGGTGTTTTACCGCCCGTGTCCTGGTTAACCGGAGGAGAAGTCTGAGCCGGCGCGGAACGGACACTGACCAGCCAGCCGGCTACCCAGCCGGTTGAGCCGCTCGATAACTTAACGCGGTACCAGTCGCCGGACTGTTCCAGGATTGAAAGGGTATTCCCCTGGTTAACCTGCCCGATCACCCCGTTTGAAGTACCCGGGCCGCTGCGGATATTTACCACGCTGCCGGTAACCACGGCGGTTTTCAAGCTGCCGGAATCCTCCCCCGAACGGGAAGGTTCTGGCGTGGTTCCGGTAGTTTCCAGGGCGACCAGCCAGCCGGCCACCCAGCCGGTTGAGCCGTCACTGATTCTCACCTGGCACCAGTCACCTGATTTTCCCAACACCGGAAGGCGCTCAGCCAAACCCACCTGCGAAAACACACTATTGTCTGTCCCCGGCCCGGTGCGAATATTGGCGACATCGACTTTCACGACAGCAATCTCACCGGCGGCGGATATATCCGGATATGCCAGAAAAATGCCAAGGAACAGCGTCAGCACCAGCGAAACAAAAAATACAAACGGTAACCGGTTCTTTAAGTGCATTATCGACCCCCCTACGCCTCACAGCGTTAATAGTTAACTAACTGAAATAAAATTCTACATTAATATCCAAAAATCCTCTTAATTGTAATTACATTTCTATAAAAATTATGGAAAACTACGTTAAAAAACCACATAAAGTCGAAGTCTGTATCTTTATGAAACTTCAACGCTTATGTGGTTAGACTGGCTATAGCTTCAAATAGTTCCCTTGGTAAAGCAGATTATATAGCAATTTTTAAAAGTATTAATTTTCCTCAATACTCTCGCTTGCCCGGGGCGGGCGCCGTCGTGCCGCCGGTTTGCGGGCTTCATATTTCTTCTTTAAATATGGTACGGCCGTGTTCACATAAATCAGGCAAACCAGAAAAGCCGCCGCTAAATCAATGAGCGCCCACATGTCGGCGGACAAGACCGCTATTGCCAGCAGCGCAAAGACCATGACGGTCAACACGGGGATAACCAACCCTCCCTTGATCCTGTAAGGACGGGGCTGGTCCGGCATTTTGCGGCGCAGGCTGATTACCGCCAGTCCGGCCAGGACATATACGATGGACTCCATGGCGGCAGCCAGTTCCAACAAAACCAGGTAGCGGTGAGTCAGCAGGGTCACCGCCGCCACGGTCATGGCGATAAAAAAGAGAACAACAACGGACACCCACGGGGTAAAAAAACGCATGCTCACCCTACTGAATACCGCGGGCAGCACATGCTCCCGCGCGGAAGCGTACATAAAACGGGACACGCTGATCATACCGGCGTTATAGGTGGTCACAGAGGCCGCCAGACTGAGGGCCACCATCCACGCCGCGCCGGGTCCGCCCAGGATTGCGCGGGCAAACAACATATGAGGCGCGGCCGAAGCCGCCAGCACATCTTTCGGCACCACAGCGGTCATGGCCACGGTGAAAACAGCGTAGGCCACACTCAGGAAACCCAGCGCGATCATCATGCCCCTGGAAATTTGCTTTACCTGGATCACTTCTTCAGCCAGGGGAGTGACCCACTCAAAACCGACAAACAGGAACACCCCCAGCGCCACCGCGTTAATCAGGCCGGAAGCCCCGCCGGGCGCGAAAGGCGCGTTGAGTTGGAAGTTAACCTTATACAGGGCGACCAGGCTGATCGCCACCAGTGAAGCCAGCAGCCCGTAAGTAATCACATCCTGGAAAACCCCGGCTATTTTCACGCCCCTGAGATTCATCACGGTGACCAGGAGGAGCAGCAATACAACCCAGCTATAAGGCGGCACCGCCGGAAAAACCTCGCTTAATGTCCTGGAAAGAACATAGCTTTCCGCCCCGACCACGCCGACGATCACGATGGACATGTATAATATTGAAATCGTCAACGATACCTGATCGTTAAAAGCACGGCTAAAATAGAGGCGGATGCCGTTGGCCGTGGGCAAAAGGCCGTTCAACTCGGAAAAACACGCCGCGGCTAAAAAACAAAGAATCCCGCCGGTCAGGATAGCGATCCAGGCGGTATCTCCCAAAACATAACCAGCCACCTGCACGGCGGCGACAAAGGTCGAAGTGGCCAGGGTCAGTCCGGCGCTGGTGGCAACCACTGTACGCAGGGTAAGGACCCTTTTTAACTGCAAGCTATTCACCCCAGATCATCAGGGAAATGAAATCAAGCCGGATAATATCGTCTTCCTGGCCTATAATCCGCAAGGTACCATTGTTGTAAGGCTCAGTGGGAGTGATATCGCCGTAAAAAATATCAGCCAGGGTTTCACTGTCGGAAATCACCGTCAGATTGGGATTTTCCACAGCGCCTTCTTTCAATGAAACCAAGCCGTCTTGTACCTTCAAAGTATGCAGGGATTCGATATCTGTAGCTTTGATCACCACTACGCGGTTCCAGTCCCTGTTCATTATTTTTAAACGCTCGTTGCCGTTGTAATTATCTTTAAACACCTTAAGACTTTCTGTTATTTCAGTATGAGTCGCCAAAACTATCTTAAACCTCCCCGGCGGCTGTTTTAGCTAATAAACCGTCCGCAATTTGCCAGGTTCAGGCTATTACGACAAGCGCAGGATACGGGGTTGAAAGTTCAGCCTGCGCAGCAGTTCCAGGTAATCTTCAGCGGCAATTTGCTCCAGCGGTTTACCCAGAATAGCCACCATGGCGGCTTCAATAACGTTAGTGCCGAAAGATCGTCCTTCATACTCGGGGGTAGTGGTAGCCAGGGTGCCTATTCCCTTATCGCGCAGGAATTCAACGTCGTCGCGCGTGGTAGTGTTTGTCAAGATGGTCTGCCCATTCATGCCGGCCGGCATAAAACGCCTGATCAAGTGAAAATCCCCGGCGATCACATCCGCTTCATAATAGTAGCCAGCGAATCTTCGCACCTTTTCCTCGTCCTGGCTCTCCTGTTTTTTACCGGTGGGATAAAGCATCTGAAAAGGCATTTTAACCAGATCGGGCAGGGTGCGGTTGGCGATATCCTCAAGCTCCGCCACCGTCTTGATTGGGTAAGTCATACCCATGGTAAAAATCAGGTCGCCGTAAGTCATGTCACAGCCCATGTCGTAGAGGGCTTCCGCCATGCCGAACCGGTCCAGCGAACTAACCATCAGGACCTTCATGCCTTTTTTAAGCAGGCCGGTATTTTCAGCCAGGATGCGTACTACTTCCCGCTCCAGGGTATTTTTTAAACCGCTTCCGTCCACCACCGGCGTCATTTTGACCGCTTCCACCAACTTAAGCCCGTCGTGAATGGCGTAGCGCTTTTGCCGGACATAAAGGTAAACGTCAATACCGCCCAGACCGATGGCGTCCACCTTTCCGTCAAGTTCCCGCAACACTTCCAGCGCCCGGTTAAAGTCACCGTCCGTACCCATCCGCGATATTTCAAACTGCTCCCCCAGAAGTTCCACCTGAACCTTGTGATCGCGTTTAGAAGAACCGAGACTGACACTGACTACTTTCTTCAATATTTACAGCCTCCTATTGACGCCCCGTAAATCATACATTTACTACTTACCATTGTATCCAAAAAAACCTAAAAAAACAAGCGCCGGGCCTATT
Coding sequences within:
- a CDS encoding N-acetylmuramoyl-L-alanine amidase, whose amino-acid sequence is MHLKNRLPFVFFVSLVLTLFLGIFLAYPDISAAGEIAVVKVDVANIRTGPGTDNSVFSQVGLAERLPVLGKSGDWCQVRISDGSTGWVAGWLVALETTGTTPEPSRSGEDSGSLKTAVVTGSVVNIRSGPGTSNGVIGQVNQGNTLSILEQSGDWYRVKLSSGSTGWVAGWLVSVRSAPAQTSPPVNQDTGGKTPGDNSGKADNQSGKALSLNVSDSGGKTSATLKASAPFNYSSFFLNNPDRLVVDMQGVTPGDLPLNTTVDSKSVSQVRVGYFQKNPDVTRLVFELKGGAQYLASLSTDQKTLTVETYIPNVSGSYRGKIITIDPGHGGSDPGAIGAGGTKEKEVTLDIANRIARILEANGAKVVMARSGDTDDDLYERTDKANNAKSDVFVSIHINANNDKSIGGTTTYIYSGTGARVQESDRLARCVQAEMIKTLGLRDIGVKSANFAVLRTSNMPAILVEVAFISNAAEEKLMRTDSFRSKAAEAIARGIGLYFAQRRTA
- a CDS encoding quinate 5-dehydrogenase, with protein sequence MKKVVSVSLGSSKRDHKVQVELLGEQFEISRMGTDGDFNRALEVLRELDGKVDAIGLGGIDVYLYVRQKRYAIHDGLKLVEAVKMTPVVDGSGLKNTLEREVVRILAENTGLLKKGMKVLMVSSLDRFGMAEALYDMGCDMTYGDLIFTMGMTYPIKTVAELEDIANRTLPDLVKMPFQMLYPTGKKQESQDEEKVRRFAGYYYEADVIAGDFHLIRRFMPAGMNGQTILTNTTTRDDVEFLRDKGIGTLATTTPEYEGRSFGTNVIEAAMVAILGKPLEQIAAEDYLELLRRLNFQPRILRLS
- a CDS encoding APC family permease, with translation MQLKRVLTLRTVVATSAGLTLATSTFVAAVQVAGYVLGDTAWIAILTGGILCFLAAACFSELNGLLPTANGIRLYFSRAFNDQVSLTISILYMSIVIVGVVGAESYVLSRTLSEVFPAVPPYSWVVLLLLLVTVMNLRGVKIAGVFQDVITYGLLASLVAISLVALYKVNFQLNAPFAPGGASGLINAVALGVFLFVGFEWVTPLAEEVIQVKQISRGMMIALGFLSVAYAVFTVAMTAVVPKDVLAASAAPHMLFARAILGGPGAAWMVALSLAASVTTYNAGMISVSRFMYASAREHVLPAVFSRVSMRFFTPWVSVVVLFFIAMTVAAVTLLTHRYLVLLELAAAMESIVYVLAGLAVISLRRKMPDQPRPYRIKGGLVIPVLTVMVFALLAIAVLSADMWALIDLAAAFLVCLIYVNTAVPYLKKKYEARKPAARRRPPRASESIEEN
- a CDS encoding 2-hydroxyacyl-CoA dehydratase family protein produces the protein MPKVGLTTTVPVEVIYAAGWVPVDLNNLFITGENPQALVEEAELAGYPRNLCAWIKGIYSTVLKQRDISTVIAVTQGDCSNTHALMETLQLAGVEIVPFAFPYDRDADLLRLQIEKMMCHFDVSWRQVDEAKERLNRVRGKVWELDRLTWQENRVSGWENHLYQVSCSDFNGDPDKFAADTDMLLEEVRSRPPVEKALRLGYIGVPPIVGDLYQYLEERGARVVFNETQRQFTMPYAAAGLVEQYRRYTYPYGVFFRLADISREAARRNLDGIIHYAQSFCFRQIEDLIIREKLDLPLLTLEGDKPNRLDARTRMRLDVFLDMLR
- a CDS encoding sterol carrier protein — encoded protein: MATHTEITESLKVFKDNYNGNERLKIMNRDWNRVVVIKATDIESLHTLKVQDGLVSLKEGAVENPNLTVISDSETLADIFYGDITPTEPYNNGTLRIIGQEDDIIRLDFISLMIWGE
- a CDS encoding acyl-CoA dehydratase activase; the protein is MFIGLDLGSRNVKIALMEKGRTTRLLEFDTVSFYREYGRKTGGRLTVDFATLGLDVTGAVITATGYGRQAVNVRDARIIPEIKAHVSGAVHLTGLAGFTLLDLGGQDSKVALVRQGRLVDFLTNDKCAASTGRYLENMAAVLNISLEELSLHYLDPVELTSTCAIFGESELIDKIVEGHPVSSLAAGVNYSIFKRIHPMLAKLSSDTVVFTGGVARSGALAEIIRRETGARVVVPEQPEYAGAIGCCVETRGNE
- the murI gene encoding glutamate racemase, which encodes MNNGGAIGLFDSGIGGLTVFREVNRILPDESVIYYGDTAHVPYGSRSVEELIYFAGRIVAYLVEQKVKYIIFACNTSSALSLPVLKRIYSLPMMGLVQPGAAEALRLTRNRRISVIATEVTIKTKAYEETLKALDGSVEVVSRATPRLVPLVETGDMDTQAASAVVRESLSPLRGAGTDTLILGCTHYPFLAGLIAAEMGPEVRLVDPAEATVRLAAKEMAGLELRTAGGAAPAHRFAVSGDPEAFREKARLFMGRDIGPVARVVL